From Acidobacteriota bacterium:
TTTTCTTCGCCACTGCCGGGGTACTCCCTGCCTGTGCCCAAACGGGGCGGAGTTCACAGCAAGCGCAGGAATTGAGCGATGCCGCCCAGACTTCACGCCAAGTTTCCTGGAAGCTCCTGGGTAGCAACGTCCTGCACGACCAGAAGCGCATCTGGCTGTTTCCAAAGTCACTGGCGCAGGGAAACCACTGGTTGCCGACGCTTGGTATGGTTGGCGCGACAGTGGGGCTGATTGCGCTGGATCCTCATGACACCCCTTACTTCCGCCGCACTCAAGCTTTCGACACATTCAACAACGTAATGAGCAGCCGCAACACGATTCTGGGAATGGCAGTGGTCCCTGCGTCGGTTTACGCGATGGGTCTTGCCCGTCACGATTCTTACATGCAGAAAACCGTGCAATTGTCGGCAGAATCTGCCTTGGATTCGGAAATTCTGGGCCTGGTTATCAGGGATGTGACGCGACGCGTGCCGCCAAAAGACATTGCACGCGATGGTGATTTTTCCGACTCATTCTTCCAGAGGCATAAAGGCCCGTTCTACGTGGGCAACGGCGGGTTCCCGTCCGGCCACACATTGGCGGCCTTTTCCATTGCGACGATATTTGCGGAGAGATACCGGCGCCACCGCTGGGTGCCATGGGCGGCATATGGGCTGGCAACTTTGGTTGGTTTTTCGCGAATCACCGGCCAGGACCATTTCCCCTCAGATGTTTTTGTGGGCGCAGCTCTGGGCTTTACCATCGGCCATTTTGTTGTGCCTTACCGGTGAATCCGCCTGGTTCAGCGTGCCACGCTTGATGACTCGCCCTCGGCCACAAAGAGCGTGTGGAGTTTTTCCAGGTTTATGTCTTCGAAGGTGGGAATGACGAGGTCGGCCAGCGGCACCAGTTTCTCAAAGGGGAAGGTGGAAGCGACGGCCACGCATTTCATTCCCGCATTCTTTACGGCCCCGATCCCCACGTAGGAATCTTCAAACCCCACTGCGTCGGTCGGGTCAATGCCCAATTGCCCCGCCGCCTTCAGATAAATCTCCGGATCGGGCTTGGCGTGCCTCACGTCGTCGCCGCTCACCATCGTGCTGAAGTATGGACGGTAGCCGAGCGCGTCTACCACGAATTCGATATTCGTCCTCACGGCCGACGAGGCCACGGCCATGGGAACGCCTGCCGCGTGGCATTCCTTGATCAACCGATCGAGCCCCGGCAAGGGCTTGGCGTACGGCTTGAAGACTCTACGAAAGGTTTCTTCAAGTTCTTCGCTCATCCGTTTGCTCTCCTCGGGCGTCAGGTTCGGACCCAGAAAATACCGGAAGGCGGTGTCATTCCGCTTGCCAAGGATGAGTTCCGGCAGGTCCTCTTCTCGATAGGCAATCTTGTGGTGGTTCAGGAAATCAACCCACTTCGCCAGATGATAGGGATTGCTGTCTACCAACACTCCATCCATGTCAAAAATGACTGCGGCAGGTAGTTCTACTTGATTTTGCATTCGCCTCCGGTGTCGCTGAAAAGCTCAACATTAAATTATGACTGAGGAAGTCAAAAAACGGAAATAAGCAGTACCAATTATGAATTTTGACTTATGAAAGAGGTAGCGGCCGACAATTGGGCCCATGAATGGTCTTGGGCCTATGCTGGTTAAAAAGGTCCATCGGTACGAATGAGCATCAGGGGATTTGTGCGCAAGGGCTCAATGTCCTGCGGCCGCGGCGCGGTTGCTTATTTCCTCAGGGGACAGATCTTCAACGTGTGTTGAGATGTTCCACTGGTGGCCGAAGGGATCGGCAAATATGCCGGAACGATCGCCGTAAAACTGGTTCTGGACGGGCCGTATCTCTTTTGCTCCCAGGGCGACTGCGCGTTTCGCCACCGCGTCTACGCCATCGATGTAAAGGTGAATCATTACCGGTGTACCACCCAGCGATTCCGGCCCGCGGATATTCCTTTCCGGAAATTCGTCAGCCAGCATGATGGTCGAATCGCCGATCTTTAATTCTGCATGAACAATCCTTCCATCAGGTTGCGGCATGCGCAGGGTTTCGGTTGCTCCAAACGCCTGTTTGTAAAACTCGATAGCCTTCGCTGCACCTTTGACGATCAGATACGGCGTCACCGAGTTGTAGCCCTCAGGGATGGGTTTCACATTGCTGCTCATGGTTGCCCCCTTTCATGTAAAGATCTGGGATCCGATACAAGAAATCTACCACCGAACGACTGCTTGCACTACTGAGTCATTCCGTTTTGCCAGAACGCTCTATAGTCCAGAACTCACGATTTTATTCACGTCGGAAGCTTGCGCAGGGATGTCAGGAACTTTTTAGCCGGCAGCGTGTTGAGAACATCCTGCTTTTCCAACCAGCCGCGCCGCGCCGTCATCACGCCGTAGCGCATCAACAGGAAGTGGTCAGGGTGGTGAGCATCCGTGGAGATGATGACCTTCATTCCACGCTCTTTGGCCAGCTTGACGTGCCGGTCTGAAAGATCCATCCGTTCGGGGTTACCGTTCAATTCCAGGATGACCCCATGCTTCTTTGCGGCGGCAAAAACCTTTTCCACATCAAATTGAAACGGATCACGCCGCAGGATCTGCCGGCCGGTCGGGTGGCCCAGGATTCGCACGTAAGGATTTTCAAGGGCTGTCAGAAGCCGCTGGGTCATTTCATCGGCGGGCATGTTCATGCGCGAATGGACGCTGGCCAGCACGATGTCAAACTGCTTAAGCAAATCATCCTGGTAATCGAGCTTGCCGTCGCCCATGATGTCCACCTCAGCACCTGCCCAGATTTCAATTCCTTTCACCTTCTTGCGGGCGGCCTTTATCCGCTGGATGTTTTCAACGGCACGCTTCTCATCCAGGCCGTTCGCGATGGTCACGGCTTTTGAGTGGTCGGTAATCAGGATGTACTCGTAGCCAAGCTTCCTGGCGGCTTCGGCCATTACTTCGACGCTGGTTTTGCCGTCAGAGGCTGTGGTGTGCATCTGAAGGTCCCCTTTGATGTCCTTCAACTCTACCAGTTTCGGCAGCTTGCCTTTTTCGGCCGCTTCAATTTCTCCCTGATTTTCACGCAACTCCGGCGGGATCCACTGCAAACCAAGTTTCTTGTAGACCTCCTCTTCGGTCCGGCTTGCCAGGATTTTGTCACCTTCAAACAGTCCATATTCGCTTAGCTTCCAGCCTTCCTTTCTAGCCCGCTCGCGAAGCGTGATATTGTGCTCCTTCGAGCCGGTAAAGTACATCAGCGCCGCGCCATATTGTTCGCGTTCCAACATCCGGACGTCGACCTGCATACCATTCTTCAGTTTGACGCTGACTTTGTCTTCCCCCTTACCCAGAATTTGATCGACGCCGGGATACTGGGAAAAGTGGTCGGCAATCTTTGCGTGATTGGTTCCAATGACCAACAGATCAAGGTCGCCTACTGTTTCCCGCCCGCGCCGCAGCGAGCCTGCGGGTGTAACCTCTTCCACTTCTTTTCGCGTTTTCAGGTATTCGACCAACTCCTCAGCCGTCTCATAGGCGGTGTCCAGCCGGAACCTTCCAGCAGAACGCTGGAAGGTCTTGAGCGCTTTCAGAATATTTTCTTCGGTCTTGGCACTCATCCCGGGCAGCCCATGCAGACGTCCGGCCTTCACGGCACTTTCAAGGTCTTCAACGGTATTGACACCCAGTTCTTTGTGGAACAGGCGGACTTTCTGCGGGCCCACTCCCTGCAGTTCAAGAAGGTGCAACAGGCTTCGCGGAACCTTCTTCAGCAGGTCCTGGTGGTACTGGCATTTGCCCGTTTCCACCAGTTCTTTGATTTTACCGGCCAGGTCTTCTCCGACCCCTGGGATTTCGGTGAGTTTACGCGAAGGATCGCGGGCAAGGTCCTCAGCGCGCTCTGGGAAATCTTCAAGCGAACGCCGAGCGCGGTCGTAGGCCGCGGCCTTGAAGGACCATTTGGGGTCTTCCTGAAGGATCTTCATCAGGTTGGAGATTTCTTCAAAAACAACAGCAATCTCGCGGTTTTCCATAGCAGCCTTTCTTGTGTCAAAAGATCCTCGAGCATCTAAACATGAGTGCAGGCAAGCATTTTGGGCCCGGCGTCACCCGCAGTACGGCTTCGATAACTCTCTCGCTGACATTATGTTACCAGTTCTTATCGGCGGATGTTTCCTTGTGGGGCTGGTCAGTGTTAGAATCTGCAAGCGTAATACCATGACGTTTCGTCGGCTTGGGCTTCAGGGCAAGATCGTCCTCATCATTGCGGTGGCGGTTGTCTCCGTCGTTGCCGTTTCAACTTATATCGCCATGCTCCTCACCCGCCAGTTGGTGGAGGAAGATACTTATCGCAAAGCATTGGCGCAGGCCCGCTCGATTGCACAACAATTGGTGGATGAACACACTCTTGAAAATCCTTCCAACCTGATGCGCGCTCTTCGGCAGTTAGAGCATGAATTTCCCAGCATCACTCAGGCCGATGTTTTCACGCACGTGCCCCGGCACAAGCTGGTTGTAACGACTGATCCGAAGGGGCAAGTCCTGGAACTTGATAACATCCGTGATATTGAAAACTACGACGACTACCAGCGGGCAGAACCTGACCAGGTCACGATTGACACACCCGACGGAAACTACTGGATCATGGGGACGACCATCCGCCATGACGACCAACCCATCGCCTGTCTTAACCTCAAGGTTTCCAAGCTGCACCTGAGTGTGATTACGGAGCGCCTGGTGCTCCGCAACCTTCTGGTGACGCTGGCCGGACTCGCGTTCCTGATCCTGGTGATCCACATCTTTTTCCTCCGGAGTATTCGCAAGCCCGTCAAGGAGATGATTCGGGTCATAGATTCTGCGGAAGGGAAATCTCTGCAGGCGCGCGCCCGCGTGCGAAGCCAGGATGAGATTGGGCAACTGGCTGAAAGGTTGAATCGCATGCTGGCGCGGATTGAAAGTTTTAGTGCAGAGCTTGGGCAAAAGGTCCAGGACGCCACGGCGGAACTTGCCAGCCGCAACGAGGACTTGAGACGCATAAACGAGGAATTGTTTGAAACCCAGAAGACCCTGGCGCGCTCTGAGCGTCTGGCGATCGCCGGGCAATTGGCCGCAGGGCTCGCGCACGAGATTGGCACCCCTCTGAACTCGATTTCCGGCCACGTTCAACTCCTGGCTCGCCAGGGAGTGGGAAGCGCAGCCGGCGCGCGGCGGCTTGAAATCATCGAGCGGCAAATTGATAGCATTGTACGCAGCGTAAAGCAGTTGCTCTCCTGGACCCGCCAGTTTGATCTGCGCCTGGAAAAGGTTGACGTTGCTCAGTTGCTCGAAGACTCGTTGACGCTTTCTTCTCCTGGCCTTCAACACCGCCACATCCATGTGGTAATGAATTGGGCCCGTCACTGCCCGCCGGTTTACGCCGACCCGGGTTATCTTCAACAAGTTTTCCTGAACCTGATCAACAATAGTATGGACGCCATGCCAGCGGGCGGGACTTTGACAACCCGGACTCGTTTTTCTGCTTCTGATCAGGAGAAGACGGTGGCTATCGAGGTGGAGGATACGGGTGTCGGCATTACACACGAAACTCTGCAGCGCATCTTTGAGCCGATGTTCACAACCAAGAGGCTGGGGACCGGGGCCGGCCTGGGTCTCGCCATCTCAGATCAGATTATTCGTCAGCATAGAGGAAGCATCCGGGCTGATAGCGAACCCGGGCGCGGCACCAGGTTTACCATTGTCTTGCCGGTGGATTGCCGTGAGCTGGTTGAGGTAAAAGCCGGCCCGCAGCGCGGTTCGAAAGTTGAATCGCCGGTATAGCGCAGACGTGACACCCATTTGACAACCCAGGGTTTTATGGCCAACCGAAACGTAAAAATTCTTGTGGTCGACGATGATCCCGACACCCGGGACCTGCTTTCTGAAGTTCTAGAGGGGGAAGGCTATCAGGTGGTCGTGGCCTCTGGAGCAAAAGAGGCCCTGGCGGCGGGCAAGGAAGCTCCGTTTGAGGTGATTCTGAGTGACATCCGGCTGGGGCCGGAGCTGAGCGGTCTGGACGTGCTACGAGCTTTCAAGTCGATTCAGCCGGATTCAGAAGTCATCCTGATCACCGCCTTCGGATCAATGGAGACGGCTATTGAAGCAGTCAAAGCGGGCGCCTTCGATTACCTTTCAAAACCTTTTAAGATCGAAGACGTATTGAACTGTGTTCGGCGGGCGCTTGAAAGCCGCAACCTGGTACGCGAAACGCGTAATCAGGCTCCTTCAGCCGATGCTCCGGCGCCGCTTTCCTCGTTGGTAGGCAGAAGCCCCTCCATGCTGGAAGTTTACAAAAAGATCGGAATGGTTGCCGACTCCCGGGCCATAGTTCTGATCACTGGAGAGAGCGGGACAGGCAAAGAGCTGGTCGCGCGCGCCATCCACGCCAACGGGCCCAGGGTGCAGCAGCGCTTTCTGGCCGTAAACTGTGGCGCGTTCACTGAGTCCCTCCTGGAATCTGAACTGTTCGGCCACGTTCGTGGATCATTTACAGGCGCCAGCGTGAACAAGGTCGGGATCTTCGAGGATGCCAATGGAGGCACGGTATTCCTGGACGAAGTTTCGGAGATGAGTCCGGCCCTTCAGGTCAAATTACTGCGGACGCTGGAAGCGCAGGAAGTCCGGCCTGTGGGGTCGAACCAGTCTGTCCGGGTCGATGTCCGCATGATTGCGGCTTCAAATCAAAATTTGGCTGACCTGGTGTCGGAAGGGAGCTTCCGTGAAGACCTTTATTACCGGCTACGCGTGATTGAGATCGATCTCCCGCCCCTTCGGGAGCGCGCGGAAGATATTCCGCTGCTGGTAGCGCACTTTCTTCAGAAGCTGGCTGCTGAATCCGGCCGAACACTCAACCTGGCTCCCGAAGCGCTTTCAGCCCTGATTGCTTATCCCTGGCCAGGTAATGTAAGAGAACTGCTGAACACGCTGGAATCCGTCGCCGCTCTTAACCGCTCCGGCGTGATCACTCTCCAGGACCTGCCCGCCAAGCTGGAACCCGGCAGCGACGAGGCCAGGGGCGCGGCCCTGCTGTTTGCGGGACTGCCGTCGCTTGAAGAACTCGGCAGGCGCTACCTGAATTACGTGTTGAAAATGACCGGCAACAACAAGTCTCATGCTGCTGACATCCTGGGAATCAGCCGCAATACGCTCTATCGAATGACCAACCGCCTGCCCCTGGAAGATGATAAGCCTTGACATTGCGCTTCCAGCTTAAGAGGTGTAAGCCGAAACAGTCGACGAGGAGTAGCCGCGCCTATGCGACGGCCTCGCGCACCATGCGGGCGGTTTCGGCAACCTGGTTTGAGAACCGGGGGAACAGGCCGATAATTGTGGCATCGATGGGCTTGATGTTTCTGTACGCCCATTCAATGGCCTGGCGCTTCTGCTCTTCAGAGCGGCACTTTCGGCCTGCCGCCAGCACTTTGTAGACGAGAGTCGGTTTGTCAACGTTGCGTACAGCGGCGGCCATCCGCGGGGGATCGGAATCGATCCAGCCCTCGTCGAGAGGGTGCGCGCCGATCTCTTCCATCCATTCTTCA
This genomic window contains:
- a CDS encoding phosphatase PAP2 family protein, whose amino-acid sequence is MTSPGAALHIERLQRGGWLFSGLLIVFFATAGVLPACAQTGRSSQQAQELSDAAQTSRQVSWKLLGSNVLHDQKRIWLFPKSLAQGNHWLPTLGMVGATVGLIALDPHDTPYFRRTQAFDTFNNVMSSRNTILGMAVVPASVYAMGLARHDSYMQKTVQLSAESALDSEILGLVIRDVTRRVPPKDIARDGDFSDSFFQRHKGPFYVGNGGFPSGHTLAAFSIATIFAERYRRHRWVPWAAYGLATLVGFSRITGQDHFPSDVFVGAALGFTIGHFVVPYR
- a CDS encoding HAD family phosphatase, which produces MQNQVELPAAVIFDMDGVLVDSNPYHLAKWVDFLNHHKIAYREEDLPELILGKRNDTAFRYFLGPNLTPEESKRMSEELEETFRRVFKPYAKPLPGLDRLIKECHAAGVPMAVASSAVRTNIEFVVDALGYRPYFSTMVSGDDVRHAKPDPEIYLKAAGQLGIDPTDAVGFEDSYVGIGAVKNAGMKCVAVASTFPFEKLVPLADLVIPTFEDINLEKLHTLFVAEGESSSVAR
- a CDS encoding VOC family protein; this translates as MSSNVKPIPEGYNSVTPYLIVKGAAKAIEFYKQAFGATETLRMPQPDGRIVHAELKIGDSTIMLADEFPERNIRGPESLGGTPVMIHLYIDGVDAVAKRAVALGAKEIRPVQNQFYGDRSGIFADPFGHQWNISTHVEDLSPEEISNRAAAAGH
- the polX gene encoding DNA polymerase/3'-5' exonuclease PolX, whose translation is MENREIAVVFEEISNLMKILQEDPKWSFKAAAYDRARRSLEDFPERAEDLARDPSRKLTEIPGVGEDLAGKIKELVETGKCQYHQDLLKKVPRSLLHLLELQGVGPQKVRLFHKELGVNTVEDLESAVKAGRLHGLPGMSAKTEENILKALKTFQRSAGRFRLDTAYETAEELVEYLKTRKEVEEVTPAGSLRRGRETVGDLDLLVIGTNHAKIADHFSQYPGVDQILGKGEDKVSVKLKNGMQVDVRMLEREQYGAALMYFTGSKEHNITLRERARKEGWKLSEYGLFEGDKILASRTEEEVYKKLGLQWIPPELRENQGEIEAAEKGKLPKLVELKDIKGDLQMHTTASDGKTSVEVMAEAARKLGYEYILITDHSKAVTIANGLDEKRAVENIQRIKAARKKVKGIEIWAGAEVDIMGDGKLDYQDDLLKQFDIVLASVHSRMNMPADEMTQRLLTALENPYVRILGHPTGRQILRRDPFQFDVEKVFAAAKKHGVILELNGNPERMDLSDRHVKLAKERGMKVIISTDAHHPDHFLLMRYGVMTARRGWLEKQDVLNTLPAKKFLTSLRKLPT
- a CDS encoding HAMP domain-containing protein encodes the protein MLPVLIGGCFLVGLVSVRICKRNTMTFRRLGLQGKIVLIIAVAVVSVVAVSTYIAMLLTRQLVEEDTYRKALAQARSIAQQLVDEHTLENPSNLMRALRQLEHEFPSITQADVFTHVPRHKLVVTTDPKGQVLELDNIRDIENYDDYQRAEPDQVTIDTPDGNYWIMGTTIRHDDQPIACLNLKVSKLHLSVITERLVLRNLLVTLAGLAFLILVIHIFFLRSIRKPVKEMIRVIDSAEGKSLQARARVRSQDEIGQLAERLNRMLARIESFSAELGQKVQDATAELASRNEDLRRINEELFETQKTLARSERLAIAGQLAAGLAHEIGTPLNSISGHVQLLARQGVGSAAGARRLEIIERQIDSIVRSVKQLLSWTRQFDLRLEKVDVAQLLEDSLTLSSPGLQHRHIHVVMNWARHCPPVYADPGYLQQVFLNLINNSMDAMPAGGTLTTRTRFSASDQEKTVAIEVEDTGVGITHETLQRIFEPMFTTKRLGTGAGLGLAISDQIIRQHRGSIRADSEPGRGTRFTIVLPVDCRELVEVKAGPQRGSKVESPV
- a CDS encoding sigma-54-dependent Fis family transcriptional regulator — its product is MANRNVKILVVDDDPDTRDLLSEVLEGEGYQVVVASGAKEALAAGKEAPFEVILSDIRLGPELSGLDVLRAFKSIQPDSEVILITAFGSMETAIEAVKAGAFDYLSKPFKIEDVLNCVRRALESRNLVRETRNQAPSADAPAPLSSLVGRSPSMLEVYKKIGMVADSRAIVLITGESGTGKELVARAIHANGPRVQQRFLAVNCGAFTESLLESELFGHVRGSFTGASVNKVGIFEDANGGTVFLDEVSEMSPALQVKLLRTLEAQEVRPVGSNQSVRVDVRMIAASNQNLADLVSEGSFREDLYYRLRVIEIDLPPLRERAEDIPLLVAHFLQKLAAESGRTLNLAPEALSALIAYPWPGNVRELLNTLESVAALNRSGVITLQDLPAKLEPGSDEARGAALLFAGLPSLEELGRRYLNYVLKMTGNNKSHAADILGISRNTLYRMTNRLPLEDDKP